The Chlorogloeopsis sp. ULAP01 genome window below encodes:
- a CDS encoding HAD family hydrolase: MRLQGVILDIDGTLVLSNDAHAQAWVEAFKKFGHQIEFEQVRPMIGMGGDQIIPKLIPGLSSEEGEGKKIANSRKELFLDKYASNLTPAKGARELLLKMQEQGLRLVVATSAKSEELSVLLKIAEIDDLLEETTTSSDADSSKPDPDIVKAALSKSQLQPDQVVMLGDTPYDIQSANKVGVDVIAFRCGGFDDTQLAKAIAIYDTPADLLAQYDNSPLS; this comes from the coding sequence ATGAGATTACAGGGTGTAATTTTAGATATAGATGGAACACTTGTTCTTAGTAATGATGCTCATGCTCAAGCCTGGGTTGAGGCTTTTAAAAAGTTTGGTCATCAGATCGAGTTTGAACAAGTTCGGCCTATGATTGGGATGGGAGGCGATCAAATTATTCCTAAGTTGATTCCAGGGCTTTCTAGTGAGGAAGGCGAGGGAAAAAAAATTGCCAATTCTCGCAAAGAACTTTTTCTTGATAAATATGCATCAAATCTCACTCCTGCCAAGGGAGCACGAGAGCTATTGTTGAAGATGCAGGAGCAAGGTTTACGCCTAGTTGTAGCCACTTCAGCCAAAAGTGAAGAACTTTCTGTCTTACTGAAAATTGCTGAAATAGATGATTTGCTTGAGGAAACCACAACATCAAGTGATGCAGACTCTTCTAAGCCAGATCCTGATATAGTCAAAGCTGCTCTGAGTAAATCCCAGTTGCAGCCCGATCAAGTTGTTATGCTTGGCGATACTCCGTACGATATCCAGTCAGCAAATAAAGTAGGAGTAGATGTAATCGCCTTTCGTTGTGGGGGTTTTGACGATACTCAACTTGCAAAGGCAATAGCTATCTACGACACTCCTGCTGACTTGTTGGCACAATACGACAACTCACCCCTAAGCTAA
- a CDS encoding CAAD domain-containing protein, whose protein sequence is METEKIQYEEIASPSDVAAIEGTDTQNLPMLPPAQSPENQWQQINRIIADFFEKFPEYLEKFFNTYKQPLFSLGWVLVALVSIKVILAMLDAVNDIPLAQPLFELIGISYASWFTFRYLLKTSTRRELVAEIDLVKKQILG, encoded by the coding sequence ATGGAAACCGAAAAAATACAATACGAAGAAATTGCCTCACCAAGCGATGTAGCTGCAATCGAAGGTACAGACACTCAAAACTTACCCATGCTACCGCCAGCTCAATCCCCTGAAAACCAATGGCAGCAAATTAATAGAATAATCGCAGATTTTTTTGAGAAATTTCCTGAATATCTAGAAAAATTTTTTAACACATACAAGCAACCTCTGTTCAGTTTAGGTTGGGTTTTGGTAGCACTTGTTTCAATCAAAGTTATTTTGGCAATGTTGGACGCAGTTAACGATATTCCACTTGCACAACCGCTATTTGAGTTGATAGGAATTAGTTACGCAAGTTGGTTTACTTTTCGTTATCTACTCAAAACTTCAACTAGACGGGAATTAGTTGCGGAAATTGATTTAGTTAAAAAACAGATTCTAGGGTAG
- a CDS encoding cob(I)yrinic acid a,c-diamide adenosyltransferase gives MTRNGIGIRTAQVRQQRVTGQIHVYDGAGKGKSQAALGVVLRSIGLGINTPSNSNRVLLLRFLKGPERDYDEDGAITALQRGFPHLIDQVRTGRAEFFGPEEITPFDKDEAARGWDVAKGAIASGLYSVVVLDEINPVLDLGLLPTDEVVRILKSKPHELEIIATGRGTPQQLLDIADLHSEMKPHHHAIAKAQGIKGIEIYTGAGKGKSTSALGKALQAIGRGINHPGSTRVLIMQWLKGGTGYTEDAALAALQQSYPDVVDHQRCGRDAIVWRNSRQELDYVEAERGWEIAKTAIASGLYKTIILDELNPTVDLELLPVEPIVQTLLRKPPHTEIIITGRCQNQPAYFDLASIHSEVYCHKHYANQGVELKRGVDF, from the coding sequence ATGACAAGGAACGGCATCGGGATTCGCACAGCACAAGTGCGTCAACAACGGGTTACAGGACAAATTCACGTTTACGATGGTGCAGGCAAAGGTAAATCTCAAGCTGCTTTAGGAGTCGTTTTGCGCTCAATTGGCTTGGGGATAAATACACCGAGCAATTCTAACCGTGTATTGCTGCTGCGGTTTTTAAAAGGGCCAGAACGGGATTATGATGAAGATGGGGCTATTACTGCTTTACAGCGAGGATTTCCTCATTTGATCGACCAAGTCCGCACTGGCAGAGCAGAATTTTTTGGTCCAGAAGAAATTACCCCTTTTGATAAAGATGAGGCAGCACGGGGCTGGGATGTAGCAAAAGGCGCGATCGCCTCTGGTTTGTATTCAGTTGTTGTCTTAGATGAAATTAACCCTGTTCTGGATTTGGGTTTACTGCCAACAGATGAGGTAGTGCGGATACTTAAATCTAAACCCCACGAATTAGAAATTATTGCTACCGGGCGTGGTACGCCGCAACAGTTACTTGATATTGCGGATTTGCACTCAGAAATGAAACCCCATCACCACGCGATCGCCAAAGCACAGGGAATAAAAGGTATAGAAATCTATACTGGTGCAGGTAAAGGAAAATCTACTAGTGCCTTGGGTAAAGCTTTACAAGCCATTGGTAGAGGAATTAATCATCCAGGTTCTACCCGTGTATTAATCATGCAGTGGCTCAAAGGCGGTACTGGTTACACAGAAGACGCAGCTCTGGCAGCTTTGCAACAGTCTTATCCAGATGTAGTAGATCACCAACGTTGCGGAAGAGATGCCATTGTCTGGCGCAACTCCCGACAAGAATTAGATTACGTAGAAGCCGAGCGGGGTTGGGAAATTGCCAAAACAGCGATCGCTTCCGGGTTGTATAAAACCATCATCCTCGATGAACTTAATCCTACTGTTGACTTAGAACTACTCCCTGTAGAACCAATTGTTCAAACCTTACTCCGCAAACCCCCTCACACCGAAATCATTATCACCGGTCGTTGCCAAAATCAACCCGCATATTTCGATTTGGCAAGCATTCACTCTGAGGTATACTGCCATAAGCACTATGCAAATCAAGGCGTAGAACTTAAGCGTGGAGTAGATTTTTAA
- a CDS encoding ATP-binding protein: MKWSLQGKWIAGGFCLTLLLMGLVSFASYKNTIELRESADRVQHTYETLNTLTDFYANMAVAESGRRGYIFLGSKQELERHQIAVKNMQFEIQALRNQIHPSSSQLQRLVLLNSLMNQRFALFNQSIELYQKNKLAFQAQDLITEKSVKVREEMLIVLSNIKAEEQRYLRISLQESQTSIHYRIIFEILGTLLSFVVVSSLCFILYRQWIKREKIEKLERSLAQEKELSELKLQLFSMISHEFRTPLSVILLSSQLLKEILQDLVDEIQLKNLYRIQSSAKLMNQLITDLLTLNRAEAGKLEFNPQLINVESFCLNLLEDLQFFAIQPPALKFIKYGYCSRAKVDEKLLYSILSNLLLNAIKYSPHGGNIYLILNCEQEATIFQVKDEGIGITPEDKQKIYEPLYRGQNVENIIGTGLGLAVVKKCVELHQGEIDVESEVGIGTTFTVRIPHTIGAVV, encoded by the coding sequence ATGAAGTGGTCTCTCCAAGGAAAATGGATAGCAGGAGGATTTTGCTTAACTCTTTTATTAATGGGGTTAGTTAGCTTCGCTTCATATAAAAACACAATAGAACTTAGAGAAAGTGCTGATAGAGTACAGCATACTTATGAAACCCTCAATACTCTGACAGACTTCTATGCTAATATGGCAGTTGCCGAATCGGGGCGGCGGGGATATATATTTTTAGGAAGCAAACAAGAGTTAGAGCGTCATCAAATTGCAGTTAAAAATATGCAATTTGAAATTCAGGCTCTTCGCAATCAAATACATCCAAGCTCCAGTCAACTACAGCGATTGGTGTTGCTCAACTCCCTGATGAATCAAAGATTCGCTTTATTCAATCAATCAATTGAACTATATCAAAAAAATAAATTAGCATTTCAAGCTCAAGATTTAATCACGGAAAAAAGTGTTAAAGTCAGAGAAGAAATGCTCATAGTGTTATCAAATATAAAAGCAGAAGAGCAACGTTATCTAAGAATTTCTCTCCAAGAGTCTCAAACTTCCATTCACTATAGAATCATATTTGAAATTCTGGGTACCTTGTTAAGTTTTGTAGTTGTTTCAAGTTTATGTTTTATCCTTTATCGTCAATGGATAAAGCGTGAAAAGATTGAAAAGCTTGAACGTTCTCTTGCTCAAGAAAAAGAATTAAGTGAACTGAAGCTACAACTTTTTTCAATGATTTCTCATGAATTTCGTACACCTTTAAGTGTAATTTTACTCTCGTCTCAATTGCTGAAGGAAATTCTACAGGATTTAGTTGATGAAATCCAATTAAAAAATTTATATAGGATTCAATCTTCGGCGAAATTAATGAATCAATTAATTACAGATCTATTGACATTAAATAGAGCAGAGGCAGGTAAATTAGAGTTTAATCCTCAATTAATAAATGTAGAAAGTTTTTGCTTAAACTTATTAGAAGATTTACAGTTCTTTGCTATACAGCCACCTGCCTTAAAGTTTATTAAGTATGGTTATTGTTCTCGTGCAAAAGTGGATGAAAAGCTTTTATACTCTATTTTGAGTAACTTGCTTTTGAATGCAATTAAGTATTCACCACATGGAGGCAATATATACTTAATTTTAAACTGTGAACAAGAAGCCACTATTTTCCAAGTAAAAGATGAAGGAATAGGTATTACACCAGAAGATAAACAGAAAATTTATGAACCATTATATCGAGGTCAAAATGTTGAAAACATTATCGGAACTGGTTTGGGATTAGCTGTTGTTAAAAAGTGTGTGGAACTTCACCAAGGAGAGATTGATGTAGAAAGCGAAGTCGGTATTGGAACAACATTTACTGTTAGAATTCCTCACACTATTGGTGCAGTGGTTTAA
- the hpnH gene encoding adenosyl-hopene transferase HpnH has product MAIHLQQALEVGKYLVAQRLKGRKRYPLVLMLEPLFRCNLACSGCGKIQHPPEVLKKHLTPEQCFAAAEQCGAPIVSIPGGEPLLHPQIDEIVRGLIERKKFVYLCTNGLLLEKSLEKFQPSPYLTFSVHLDGMREWHDRCVDRKGVFDIAVQAIRAAKAKGFRVTTNTTIFEGADPQQMQEFFDFLNTLDIDGMMISPGYSYELAPDQEHFLKREQTRALFREILAPYKAGTKNWNFNHNPLFLDFLTGEKDYECTPWGSPSYSVFGWQKPCYLLNEGHYATFEELLEKTDWSKYGRASGNPKCGDCMVHCGYEPTAATDAMQPTNIGRSVMTLLGMGN; this is encoded by the coding sequence ATGGCAATTCATTTACAGCAAGCTTTGGAAGTTGGTAAATATTTGGTTGCTCAACGTTTGAAAGGACGTAAACGCTACCCTTTAGTTTTGATGTTGGAACCTCTGTTCCGTTGTAACCTTGCCTGTTCTGGCTGTGGTAAAATCCAACATCCCCCTGAAGTGCTTAAAAAGCATCTGACTCCAGAACAATGCTTTGCAGCTGCCGAACAATGTGGTGCTCCTATAGTGTCTATCCCAGGAGGAGAACCTTTGCTGCATCCCCAGATTGATGAAATTGTGCGGGGATTGATTGAGCGCAAGAAGTTCGTTTATCTATGTACTAATGGCTTGTTGTTAGAAAAGAGCCTGGAAAAATTTCAACCATCTCCTTACCTAACTTTCAGTGTTCATCTCGACGGAATGCGGGAGTGGCACGATCGCTGTGTGGATCGTAAAGGTGTTTTTGATATTGCAGTTCAAGCTATACGCGCTGCAAAAGCCAAAGGATTTCGCGTTACTACTAACACTACTATCTTTGAAGGTGCCGATCCTCAACAAATGCAGGAGTTTTTTGACTTCCTGAATACGCTTGATATTGACGGCATGATGATTTCCCCTGGCTACAGTTACGAATTAGCACCAGATCAGGAGCATTTTCTCAAGCGCGAGCAAACACGCGCACTCTTCCGGGAGATTTTAGCTCCGTATAAAGCTGGTACAAAAAATTGGAATTTCAACCACAACCCACTGTTTTTAGATTTTCTGACTGGTGAAAAAGACTACGAATGCACACCTTGGGGAAGTCCGAGTTATAGTGTTTTTGGTTGGCAAAAACCTTGCTACTTGCTCAATGAAGGACATTACGCTACCTTTGAAGAATTACTCGAAAAAACTGACTGGAGTAAATACGGACGTGCTAGCGGCAATCCTAAATGTGGAGATTGTATGGTGCATTGTGGTTATGAACCAACCGCAGCAACAGATGCCATGCAACCAACTAATATTGGGCGATCGGTGATGACGCTGTTGGGTATGGGGAATTAA
- a CDS encoding glycosyltransferase, protein MAAVELSLAFLSLLIWIGLLIWRGQFWQIDRQIEVAQTTDERLPSVCAVIPARNEADLLPITLRSLLTQEYPGFFTIVLVDDRSTDETAKVAKQTAEVLHKDNQLQIITAKPLPSGWTGKLWAMEQGVQTAIETLQSKSLPEPDYFLFTDADIEHESANLHQLVAKAQQEDLELVSVMVQLRCENMWEKLLIPAFVFFFQKLYPFRWVNNPNKSTAAAAGGCILIRKEALKRIGGIQVIRQALIDDCALAHAVKSSGNRRIWLGLSELARSLRPYPSLGTIWDMVARTAFTQLNYSPLLLAGTVFGMTLVYIVPPLSLLMGCLTGNYLLAAIGLSAWLLMSLTYLPIIRFYKCSSWLALCLPGIAFVYTLMTVDSAIRHWQGRGGAWKGRVYQA, encoded by the coding sequence ATGGCAGCAGTTGAATTAAGTCTGGCATTTCTATCCTTATTGATTTGGATAGGATTACTAATTTGGCGAGGACAATTTTGGCAAATAGATCGGCAAATAGAAGTTGCACAAACAACGGATGAACGATTGCCATCCGTTTGTGCTGTCATTCCTGCACGTAACGAAGCAGATTTACTGCCAATCACCTTGCGATCGCTTTTAACTCAGGAATATCCGGGCTTTTTTACCATTGTTCTAGTTGACGATCGCAGTACAGATGAAACTGCCAAAGTTGCCAAACAAACTGCCGAAGTATTGCACAAAGACAATCAGTTACAAATTATTACTGCCAAACCATTACCTTCCGGGTGGACAGGTAAACTGTGGGCAATGGAGCAAGGTGTACAAACAGCAATAGAAACGCTCCAGTCCAAATCTCTACCAGAACCAGACTACTTTTTGTTCACTGATGCAGATATTGAACACGAATCAGCAAATCTTCACCAATTGGTTGCAAAGGCACAACAGGAAGATTTAGAGCTAGTTTCCGTGATGGTGCAATTGCGATGTGAAAATATGTGGGAAAAACTTTTGATCCCAGCTTTTGTTTTTTTCTTTCAAAAACTTTATCCATTTCGCTGGGTTAATAATCCAAACAAATCAACTGCTGCTGCTGCCGGAGGTTGTATCCTCATTCGCAAAGAAGCGCTAAAGCGGATTGGGGGTATACAAGTCATTCGGCAAGCGTTAATTGATGATTGCGCCCTTGCTCATGCAGTCAAATCAAGTGGTAATCGGCGTATTTGGTTAGGACTTAGCGAACTAGCTCGCAGCTTGCGTCCTTATCCTTCCCTCGGTACAATCTGGGATATGGTTGCCCGCACTGCCTTTACTCAACTCAACTATTCGCCTCTGTTGTTAGCTGGAACTGTGTTTGGGATGACCTTAGTTTACATTGTTCCGCCTTTAAGTTTATTGATGGGCTGCTTAACAGGTAATTATTTGCTGGCAGCAATAGGTTTATCAGCATGGCTTTTGATGTCGCTAACCTACTTACCAATAATTCGCTTTTATAAATGTTCTTCTTGGCTGGCTTTATGTTTGCCGGGGATTGCTTTTGTTTATACACTCATGACAGTAGATTCCGCAATACGTCATTGGCAAGGGCGAGGTGGTGCTTGGAAAGGAAGAGTTTATCAGGCGTGA